A genomic segment from Sparus aurata chromosome 10, fSpaAur1.1, whole genome shotgun sequence encodes:
- the LOC115589621 gene encoding endophilin-A1-like → MSVAGLKKQFHKATQKVSEKVGGAEGTKLDDDFKEMEKKVDITSRAVLDIMTKTTEYLQPNPASRAKLSMINTMSKIRGQEKGPGYPQAESVLGDAMLKFGRELGEESSFGMALIDASEAMKELGEVKDALDMEVKQNFIDPLQNLHDKDLKEIQHHLKKMEGRRLDFDYKKKRQGKVQEDEIKQALEKFDESKEIAEQSMFNLLESDIEQVSQLAALVQAQLEYHSRSAEILQQLSSKMEDRIKEVSSKPRKEYAPKPRMTLELLPPSESHNGGIHSAKSPGRSPAPMDQPCCRALYDFEPENEGELGFKEGDVITLTNQIDDNWYEGMINGQSGFFPINYVDILVPLPH, encoded by the exons AAAGTCAGCGAGAAGGTCGGAGGAGCAGAAGGAACCAAGCTAGACGATGACTTCAAAGAAATGGAAAAG AAGGTGGACATCACCAGCAGAGCAGTGTTGGACATCATGACCAAAACTACAGAATACCTACAACCCAACCCAG CATCCAGAGCCAAGCTGAGTATGATCAACACCATGTCAAAGATCCGCGGGCAGGAGAAGGGACCTGGTTACCCGCAGGCTGAGAGCGTCCTGGGCGACGCCATGTTGAAGTTTGGACGGGAGTTAGGGGAGGAGTCCAGCTTCG GTATGGCACTGATCGACGCCAGCGAGGCGATGAAGGAGCTTGGGGAGGTGAAGGACGCTCTGGACATGGAGGTCAAACAGAACTTCATCGACCCGCTACAGAACCTCCACGACAAAGACCTCAAAGAGATACAG CACCACTTGAAGAAGATGGAGGGCCGCCGTCTGGACTTCGACTACAAGAAGAAGCGTCAGGGGAAAGTCCAGGAGGATGAAATCAAACAGGCGCTGGAGAAGTTTGATGAGAGCAAAGAGATCGCAGAGCAGAGCATGTTCAACCTGCTGGAGAGCGAC ataGAGCAGGTGAGCCAGCTGGCAGCGTTGGTTCAGGCCCAGTTGGAGTACCACAGCCGCTCTGCCGAAATCCTCCAACAGCTCTCCAGCAAGATGGAGGACAG GATAAAAGAAGTGTCCAGTAAACCGAGGAAGGAGTACGCTCCGAAACCCAGAATGACCCTGGAGCTGCTGCCCCCCAGCGAGAGCCACAACGGAGGGATCCACTCTGCCAAATCGCCCGGAAGATCACCAG CCCCCATGGACCAGCCCTGTTGCCGAGCACTCTACGACTTTGAACCAGAGAACGAAGGCGAGCTGGGCTTCAAAGAGGGCGACGTCATCACCCTGACCAACCAGATCGACGACAACTGGTACGAGGGCATGATCAACGGCCAGTCGGGCTTCTTCCCCATCAACTACGTGGATATCCTGGTGCCGCTCCCTCATTAG